The genomic stretch CCAACCATCAATCCAGCTGTAAAAGTACCAAATGTAAACATCCCAGTAGCAACACAAACCCCCAAATTCAACATCCCAACCATAGCACCAAATATTAAAGATTTACCAGTCACAAAAGAGACAATAAGCACTCAAAAGTTCAAAACATTTAAAGAACTCATACAAGAAAAAAGCGTAACGACCACAACACAAAAAGAGATAAAAGAGCCTACATCTTCTAAAGCCACCGTACAAAACCACTATACCATTAACATAAATGTAACAGGCGGTTCACCTGAAGAGGTAGTAAGCAAAATACAAGCACTCTTACCAAGTCTGATAGAAGAGATAGAATCAAACAGAAAGGATAGATCGCTCCATGACGTGGTGTAAGATAGCAGATTTCATCTTTGAAGCTAAAGAGCTTGAGAGTGAAGAGAGGGCGCATAACTTTAGCTATGCAACCATAAACAGAGTAGATAACCATCCACTGTATCAAGATATAGGCAAAGATAACGAAACTATAAATTTAAAAGGTTACTACATAAGACAGAAGATGGACAAACTAGAAAATCTCATCAACATTGCAAAGCAAAAATGTCCAGTACGCTACACAACTATAAAATATAGCTTTAATGTAATTATAGTCTCAATTAAAAGAGTCAGAAAAATTATGATCAAAGATGTAGGTGTAAGAGAAGAATTCATCATAACACTAAAGAGGGTCTATGAATGAAAAAGTATGTAGCAAAAAGAGGTGAACGACTTGATAAAATAATCTTTAAAGAGTATAAAACACTTAATAAAGAGGTGTTAAATGCGGTTTTAAGCGCCAATAAACATCTATTAAATAAGCAAAAATTAGATGCGTTTGATGAAGTCTTTTTACCTGAAATTGAAATTAAAACTAAAAAAACGGATAAAACGCTATGGTAGATTTTGAGATAGCACCATTGAATGAAGAGGCTAAAAAGGCACTGGTTAGCCTTGAGCTTACAGACGAGATAGGCATATATAGCGATGAGCTAACTCTTAATTTCCCAAATGATTTTAAAAGACCTACATATGGTGATGAGCTAACAGTTACAATAGATGGACACTACTATGGAGTTTTTGTAGTTCAAACAACCAACAAAACAAACAGAGGTTTAAGCGTAAAAGCAACTGCTACAAACTTTACAAAGAGCCTAAAAGAGAGAAAAAACAGAAGCTTTGAGAAGATGAAACTATGTGCAATTGTTAGCAAAATCGCAGGCGAACACGGCTTAGAGCCTAAGTGTGACTTTGACATCTTCTTAAACTATGAGAGCCAAACAAATGAAAGCGATCTGCATTTTTTGCACCGCTTGGCAGATAAATTTAACGCTCAATTTAACATTAAAGATAACAAAATAATCTTTTTAAAACATAAAGAGGAGAATAAAAGCTTACCTCGTTTTTTGGTAAAAAATAGCGAAGTTATAAGCTACTCTTTAAAGCACAAAGCAAAAACTATCTATAAATCTGTAACTGCAAAGTGGCAAGATACAAAAGAGAATAAAACAAAAAGTGTAACCGTTGGAAGTGGTAAACCTTGCTATGAACTGCAAGATAGTTTCAAGGACAAGGCAGAGGCAAATACAAGAGCTAAAGCACTGCTTGAAAGACTCAATAGAGGTAGCATAGAGGGCAGTGTAACACTACTAGGTCGAGAGATTAGAGCCGGCGGGATAATTGTTTTAGAAGGCTTCGATGAAGATGATGGAGAGTACTCCATAAAAAAGGTTGCTCATACTATTAATGGCAATGGTTACACTGTAAAAGTTGAATTTGAAAAATGACAAAAATGTAAACTCATGCGTAAAATTCCGCAAATACTTTAAAATGTCCCTACAATTCCAAACAAACCACCATAAAATCGAAACCCCTTAAAAAAAATACTCTTTACAATATCTGACATTCTTAACTACTCTTTACATATAGTGTGCATTTAAATTATATTTCAACTTTAATTTTTTATAAATGTCTGTACTTGTATGACCTTTATTTAACAAATCTTTAATCTCATCTAAATATGGACTATATATACTTCTTTTTTTTCTACTTTTTTTTGCCATCTTTGTCTCCTTCATAATGTTCTTCATTATATATACATAATTTTCCAAGTGTAACACACTTGTCTCATTACTATAACTCTACCCACAATTTATCCTATATAATGTGTTGTAATCGATGCTCGATTATGTTTCATTTCCTTGCTAACTTTAAGTAGTGCCAGTTCATACGTATACCCTGCTTTTCCATACTCCAATAATCGCCGTTGTGCAAAATTCCACCTAAAACCGTGTGTTCCATCTACATGTATTCCAAGTTTTTTGCAACTATTTCGTATGTCATCTGCATACTTTTGTTTATTGAGCTTGAATTTCCCATATTTTTCTATATGATTTTTCAAATTTTTATAAGTTTCTATTGAAACAAGAACTTCTCCTTCTTTTCCTCCTTTCTCTTTCGTCCATATCACTCCTTTTTCTTTTCCTGTAATTTTGTCAAACTTTGTACCTTTTAGTTGTTCAAGCTTAATTAAGCTGACTCCCTCCAACCTTGCACCACCTTCATACTGAATTGTTGCAGCAAATTGGTGCAATGGATCAGTAAGTGTCTCAATTATTTTTTCAGGTTCATCATAAGCTCTATTATGATAATTATAGGCCACAAGCTCTAAATCAACTGCCTTTTGCTTTAATTCATTTCTGATGTTAAAATCATACTCTTTTGGATTGCCATTATTTTGTGTATAGTATTCAAGAGCTGTTTCCAATTTTCCTATTGCGGATACAATTTTATTTAAATAAAGCCTGCTTGGATAATACTCTATTTTATAATCTATGTATGCTGCAATATGAACAGGTTCAATTTTTTCAGCATCTTTTAAGTTCCAGTGTTCTTTTAAATAGTTAAGTAGATTGTTCCAAATATTTCTATAGCTCTCCATTGTTTTATATGAAGCAACTTTTTTATAATTTGGATGGTTAGGATTAATGCGTTCCTTTTTTTTTGCACCAGACTTAAAAATTGCTTTAACCAATAATGACGTTTGATAATAAACACTTCCCCTCATACTATACTCTCTTTTATATGGTTATCTATATAGTATTTTAATGTTGTATATTTAATATGTTTACCCTCTTCTTCTGAGCCATTTAGAAAATTTTGTATTGCTTTTATGGATAATCCCATATCTAGTAATTTTATTATCTGCTCACGATATGGGTCTAACAAATTCTCTTTTCCTTTTGCACCCTTGGGTCTGCCAAGTTTTTTTCCTTTTGCCCTTGCAGCTTCAAGCCCTGCTTTTGTGCGCATCGAAATGAATTCTCTTTCTGTCTCAGCAAAATAACCATAGGCGGCTATCATAAAATCTCGCATTGCACCATTTACCAAAGATAATTCAGGTTGATTGACAAATATCACCTCTACACCCTGATCTCCAAACCATTTGACAAGATTTAATACCTCTATCATTTTTCGACCTAGTCTAGAAAGTTCAGAGACTATTAGCGTATCTCCATTTTTTAATTTTTCCTTTAATTCATCAATACGTCTCTTTTCTTCGCTCTTTCTAGTTGACATCTCAACTTTTATAAATTCATCAATCTGAATTTTATTCTTTTGGCAATATTGAAAAATCAGATGTTCCTGATTAATTTGATCCTGCTTGTCAGTTGAAATTCTTGTATATGCAACTGTCATTTTCAACCCTTTCAAAATAAACGTCTTATTTTGTATTTATTTGTAACTATTTTATGGATAAAGCCGTACATAGCTTTATCCATAATTTACAAATTAAACGTCCGATTTATTTGAAATTATGTTAATAAATCTTTAGCTGATTTAAGACTATAAAAATCAATATTTTTGTATACAGAGTTTGGATGAGAGTATCCAAGTGTTTTCATTGTAAATTGATGATACATTGTTGCTGCTTCTGTTATGTCAATATATCTTTTTTTGTCAAATTGACAGCATAAGCTTTTTTTATCTTTGCCATGAACTTTCTTTTGTACAACTCTAAGATATTGGTTTCCATCACCAGTATCAAGTCTTTTTGAAGCAAAAAGCTTAAGTACCGTCATAAGTTCATTAGTTTGTTCCA from Hydrogenimonas thermophila encodes the following:
- a CDS encoding phage tail protein; the protein is MTWCKIADFIFEAKELESEERAHNFSYATINRVDNHPLYQDIGKDNETINLKGYYIRQKMDKLENLINIAKQKCPVRYTTIKYSFNVIIVSIKRVRKIMIKDVGVREEFIITLKRVYE
- a CDS encoding phage late control D family protein gives rise to the protein MVDFEIAPLNEEAKKALVSLELTDEIGIYSDELTLNFPNDFKRPTYGDELTVTIDGHYYGVFVVQTTNKTNRGLSVKATATNFTKSLKERKNRSFEKMKLCAIVSKIAGEHGLEPKCDFDIFLNYESQTNESDLHFLHRLADKFNAQFNIKDNKIIFLKHKEENKSLPRFLVKNSEVISYSLKHKAKTIYKSVTAKWQDTKENKTKSVTVGSGKPCYELQDSFKDKAEANTRAKALLERLNRGSIEGSVTLLGREIRAGGIIVLEGFDEDDGEYSIKKVAHTINGNGYTVKVEFEK
- a CDS encoding recombinase family protein, yielding MTVAYTRISTDKQDQINQEHLIFQYCQKNKIQIDEFIKVEMSTRKSEEKRRIDELKEKLKNGDTLIVSELSRLGRKMIEVLNLVKWFGDQGVEVIFVNQPELSLVNGAMRDFMIAAYGYFAETEREFISMRTKAGLEAARAKGKKLGRPKGAKGKENLLDPYREQIIKLLDMGLSIKAIQNFLNGSEEEGKHIKYTTLKYYIDNHIKESIV